Within Fibrobacterota bacterium, the genomic segment CGGTGGAACCCATGTGCCAAACGCCTTGGAAACCGTCCGCCGTACCGAATACCGCCGGCCCAGAAGAACTGTCCGCAGCGGAAGCTTTGCCCCAGTACGCCCGCAAATGCAGGACTTGGCCCGCCTTGATGGAGGGCAGGCGCACCCAGATGGCGGCCTTGTGCCCGACCCCGTCCCAGGACTCGATTTGATAAGGAAGATGGGTACCGTCAATGGCGGCGAAGCGCAGATCCGATCCATCCGACTTGGCCTGGGTGAAAAGGTCGGCGGACTCCGCGCCTAAGGAAAGGGCCAAAGGGAAGCCGGTAAGATCGGTGGTCACGTTGGCGCCGGCGGGCGATGCGTCCAATGCCAAATCGCGGGAGGAGGCCCAGGAGGCGTAATCCTCCCCGGCCCGGGCCAACGCCGCCAGGGCCAACACCAGGCCCGGAACCCATCGCGCAGTCAGTCGATCGCCACCCATGCGAACCCCTTTGCCCATTGCATTCCCGCGAACATAAGCATCCGGCCCCCTCTTTCCAAGCCGATCCGGAACCGGTGTAGCGAACTTCCGAGAATTTCCGACCAAGGGTGTTTCCTGGGAGGCGGACTCCATGGCTCGGTTTTTTTCCGGGCTCCGGTTCCGATGTCAGTTTCGGCCCAAATGGTTCCATGTCCCAACATTCGGATAGCGCATACGGATTCCCCGCCCTATCTTGGAGCGCAAGCCGGCTTATTCCGTATCCAGGTTCCGATCCATCAGAAGGTATCCGCTATGCGCAGGTTAACCACCGTTCTTGCCCTTTTCGCCAGCACCGCCGCGATGCGGGTTTCGGCCCAAGTCGACATCTTCCCCAAACCCTGGGCCAATCCGGCGCTTTGGTCGGTCGATACCTTATGGGTCGGCGCCTCGTTTACCCGGACCACCCTCCATCCGGTCACGGTCAGTTTGAAAGGGAACGGAGCCGGCTGGACGGGGGACCTTTTCTTCATCGACCCCAAGACGGGAGTGGAAGATCGCCTTTTCGAAAATCATGACCCGGTGGGGACCACGGTGGTACTCAGCGATCGCCACGATATCCCCATTGGCGATACCCTTTACTTCGTGTATCGCGTCACCCAACCCGCAAGCGGGATCTACCCGTCGCCGGCCAGCATTCTGCCGAAGTACACGGGACCGAACATACCCGGCCAAAGCCGATACGTATCCACGCCTACCAATCCGCAATACGGGCACCGCTGGTCGGTAGCGGGACGCGCCAACGACAGCATCGTCGAGTTCGGGTTCGAAGACAACGTCGAACCGGCGAACTCGGATTACGATT encodes:
- a CDS encoding DUF2341 domain-containing protein, producing MGKGVRMGGDRLTARWVPGLVLALAALARAGEDYASWASSRDLALDASPAGANVTTDLTGFPLALSLGAESADLFTQAKSDGSDLRFAAIDGTHLPYQIESWDGVGHKAAIWVRLPSIKAGQVLHLRAYWGKASAADSSSGPAVFGTADGFQGVWHMGST